TCGGAGCTGTGCACCGTCTATAAAGGAACATCCTGCCAGgggcggtggcttatgcctgtaatcccagcactttgggagtctgaggtgggcggatcatgaggtcaggagttccagaccagcctggccaagactgtgaaacccgtctatactaaaaatgcaaaaattagccgggctgtaatcccagctactcaggaggctgaggcaggagaatcacttgaaccctgaaggcagaggttgcagtgagccaagatcgtaccactgtgctcaagcctgggcgacagagtgaaactccatctcaaaaaaaaaagcgtcTCAGCCGCTGGGCCCCATGGAGGGCTGAAGAGCCCAGCACAGCCCCAGGGGAGAGGCTGCCGGGTTTCTAGCTGCTGCGAGAGCCCAGCCACCGGGTGTGTGGGAGTGGCTCCTGGGCCACCTTGAGTTGGGCCGGAGCTCCATCTGATCCTCACTGCACTTGAGCAGATAAGCCAGCCCGTGGTCCACTCTCGAGGGAGCCAGTGCAAGGTCTCTGTCCCTGACAGGCTGGGCTGGCCCCTGCAGGAGGCTCCAGCAATGCAGGGCTCCATGGTGAGGGACATCTGGAGAACGAGGCACAGAGACATCGAGGGGAGAGGCCTGCAGAGGCCTGGGGACACTGTGGAGCAAAGAAACCTCTATCCCCAGGGTCCCCCCATGCTGGCCCTTCCAGCACTCCTCACAACACACTTTAGGAAACTCCATTACCTGGTAAGTTTGGGGGCACCCAGAGTTGGGTCTGTCCTTGAAGCTGTGACACGAAGACCCACGACACCTCACCCAACAAGGATGGGGCTGGGGAAGGCCGCGCCGGGATGCTTCTGCCACAGGCTGGCCCCTGGTACACTGCTCCATAGCCTCGtatgcttccttttcctttttttttttttccttgagatggagtttcgctcttgttgcccaggctggagtgcagtggcacgatctcaactcactgcaacctccgtcttcccaggttcaagtgattctcctgcctcagcctcccaagtagctgggatgacaagcatttgccaccatgcccagctaactttttcgtatttttagtagagacgggtttcactgtgttggtcaggctggtctcaaactcctgactttgtgatccgcccacctcagcctcccaaactgctgggattactggcatgagccaccgtgcccagcctgttttttttcttttttggaggtaggatcttgctctgttgcccaggctggagtgcagtggtgccatggctcactgcagcctgaaactcctgggctcaagtgaccctcccacctcagcctcccaaagcactggtgtgagccaccatgcccagcctgctccaCTGTTTCTGACGGGCTGGGCCCCCGGAGCCACCGCCTACAGGGTGACATCTGCTTACCCCATGTTTTGGGTAGCTGTTTCCACATCGGGCAACACACTCCTCAGCAGACCAGGCTGCCTGCTCTCATGCTCTTGGAGCTTCAAGCAAGGGGACAGTGAGGCATTGGCCTGTGGACACACCTGATGGGGAAGTGCCAGCTCTGAGGGCGGCTTCCAGAGACATCCCATGCCAGAGCCGGCCAAACGGGGTCTCAGCTGACATTCCCCGGCGGCTTCGGAAGGACTTTCAGAAACGAGCACAGCAGGCTTGTTCAGAGTGGCAGGtggtgaggctgaggccagggacAGGGTCAAGCTTCATCCGAGGCCCATTCTCTGGGGTTATTCCTGCCTCAATTTGTGTTGAGCCGGCTTGTCCCCTATCCCAAAGTACCCATGGGTGTGTGGGCCACAGACAGGCTGGGAAAGggtttaagacaaggtctcacttttgtcacccaggctggagtgcagtggcacaatcttggctcactgtagcttccacctccctgggctcagatgatcctcccacctcagtatccctagtagctgggactacaggcatgtgccaccaagcctggctaatttttgtatttttgtgcagacagggtctcgctatgatgcccaggctggtctcgaactccttggctcaagtgatgcacccacctcggcctccctaagtgccaggattacaggtatgagctacaaGTTAGCAGGTTCTACATAGGTCTCAGATCCTGTCTGGGCCTTGCCCTGCTGGCTCCCACCAGGGCTCTACAGCATTTAAGGCAAAAAGTCTTGGgccagggccgggcgtggtggctcacacctgtaatccaagcactttggaggccaaggcgggtggatcacctgaggtcgggagttcaagaccagcctgaccaacatggtgaaaccccgtctctaaaaaaataagggccgagcgtggtggctcaaccctgtaatcccagcactttgggaggccgaggtgggtggatcacaaggtcaagagatcgagaccttcctggtcaacatggtgaaaccccgtctctaactaaaaatacaaaaaattaactgggcacagtggcgcgtgcctgtaatcccagctactcaggaggctgaggcaggagaattgcctgaacccaggaggaggaggttgtggtgagccgagatcgcgccattgcactccagcctgggtaacaagagcaaaactctgtctataaaaataaataaataaataaataaaataaacattaaataagtaaataaataaatgtcttgggccggaagcagtggctcacacccgtaatcccagcactttgggaggccaaggcagcaggatcacttgagaccagcctggccaacatggtgaaaccccatctctactaaaaatacaaaagttagccaggcatagtggcagatacctgtaatcccagctacttgggaggctgaggcagaattgcttgaacctgggaggtggaggttgcagtgagctcagatcgtgacactacactctggcctgggcaacagggcaagactccatcttggaaaacaacaacaaaaaaaggctgCCTGGTGCTTCCTCATCAGTGTCACCAGCCCACAGGAGAGACTCACCTGTTCCTGCTGCCTGACTGGAGAGGCTGGAGAATGTCCCAAGGTGACTAGAGCTCCGATGGCTTCTCCTGAAGGGACTGGGGGGACCTCCAAGCCAACCCTGTCCAGACGGGCTCTGTTGTCGCTCAGCCACCCTCTGGGGCTGCCCCTTCTTTTGTTGCTGGAAAGAGGGTCTTGTCTGGGAGGGGAAGTGGCAGGCAGAGGCACCCTGAGTTCTCGGGGCCCCACCTGGCGGGAGCCCCACAGCAGCGTGTCTGGGCATGAGTACCCTGCCTCCATGCTAGAGATGTCCACGCCCCCTCGCTGGGGCAGCCTGGGAGTGACCAGTGACCAGGAGAAGGCCTGGGAGCACTCCAGGAGAACAGTCTCGAGCCGCAATGTGGGTCCCCCCACGCAGCAGAGGCCAGGGGACAGCCAGGGGCTGTGGTTTATCCCCTCTGCCCACAGCATCCCCCCAAGAACAGAAAGACTTTGAATAGCATCACGAGTTTATTCCGTTTCACCCAAGGCAAGTGTTTTAAAAGCCCGCACACAGGACAGTGGATGAGTTTGCCGCAGGTGACCTACAGAACGCCATGCACAGATCATCAGCACGAGGCAGGAAGGGGCTGCAGGTGAGCCTGCATCCACTCAGCCTTAAGTGGTCCTCAGCAGACCCGCCTAGAAGACGCTAAAACACGTTCTGCCTTCCAAgtttctaaaacagaaacagCGGTGTTTTGAAACATGTGGTCAGATGCTAAACGGAGTGGGTGTCCCACGTGGGAGGGGCCTTGGCATGTCTAGGCACCAGGAAGGATGTGCTCCAAATTAGGACAGGCCCCGGCTGGCTCCAGGGCACACTGAGGCAGAGgcccctgtttttgttttttgttttttttcagacagtcccgctctgtcacccaggctggagtgcagtgtcatgatctcagcttactgcaacctctgcctcctgggttccagcgattctcttgcctcagcctccctaatctagctgggattacaggcgtgtcaccatgcccagctaatttttatatttttagtagagacggggtttcaacatgttggccaggctgctctcccactcctgacctcaggcgagcctcctgccttggcctcccaaagcgctgggattacaggcgtgagccaccacgctcagccaggCCTCTGTTCTTAAACACTCTTCAAAGCCGGGCTAAACCTCAGCAAACCGAATTTCTAGGCTGCAGTGGCGTTCCCCATCGCCCTCCGACTGCAGctcagcctccatctccccacaCGCTCTGCGGCGACCCCAGTTTCCTCTCTCAGCCCCACGGCCCTACCCATGGTCGCTGGTATTCCCACAGCAAGGGCTTGCCTCATGCCTCTGAACTAGAGAGCCTGGAGCTGGATAACAAGAACTCTAGAAGAGACAGAACAAGGCCTTTCTTTGCCTGTGAAaatgataggaaaaaaaataattaaaaaaaaaaaacaaaacagaacaagaaaTTCCAAGACTGTCATCCTCCTAATCAGAGGGCTAGACTTGGAtgtggctctgtccccacccacatgCCACCATCACTGGGCACCTAATACCTGTCTGGATGCTGCCAGGCCAAGAGCTCTGCCTGGGGACCAGGTGCAGTAACTGGCCCCCAGATGGCACTGAACATGTGTTCCACGGTCTGAGGAATGTGGCATTGGGTGAGCAGGGACACAGATGGTCCAGGAAGGTGGGCAGCAGAAGGCCCGGCAGGGCCCTTCCCAAAAGGGTCAAGCCAGAGTAAGGGGCAGCTGCCCCTCCCAGCCGGGGGGAGCCACTGGTTTAGAATAGCTGGCTCATCTTGTCCCTGCCAGGACCCAAAGCCACTGCCTTGGAGGGACGctgacatgcttttttttttgagacaggggtctcactctgtcacccaggctagagtgcagtggcatgatctcggctcactgcaatctccacctcctgggttcaagcaattctcctgccttagcctcccaagtagctggaactacaggcgagtgtcaccatgcctggctaattttttgtatttttagtagagacggggtttcaccatgttggcctggctggtctcgaactcctgaactcaagttatctgcctgccttggcctcccaaagtgttgggattacaggcatgtgccaccacacctagccagtggcacaatcatagttcactgtggcctttacttcccaggctcaagcaatcctcccacctcaacctcccaagtagctggaactacaggtgtgcaccatcacgcccggctaatttattttatttattattattgtttgagacagagttttgctctgttgcccaggctggagtacagtggcatgatcttggctaactgcaacctccgcctcctgggttcaagcagttctcctgcctcaacctcccgagtagctgggattacaggtacccgctaCCATACCTgactaagtttttttatttttactagagacagtctcaccatgttgttgccaaggctggtcttgaactgctgacctcaagtgatctgtctgcctcagcctcccaaagtgataggattacaggcgtgccactgtgcccagtctggctaatttaaaataattttttttagcgatggggtcttgctatgttgcccaggctaatctcgcactcctgggcccaagtgatcctccctcctcggcctcccaaagtgctgagatgacaggcgtgagccaccttgcctggctgataTTGACATTCTTTAGCAAAGCAAACACACAAGAGGTAAAACTGTAAGAGGCGTTTCTACAGGCTGCTGGAAAGTACAGATGTGCTGGAGGGCAAGGGTCACAGACAGTTGTGTGCAGGGGACACAAAGGATGCACCTCTCAGAAGACATGGGGCTCTGGCCCCCGGGGATGCCACAGCTTTCTCGTGGGGACCCTCAGCGCGGCTCCCCAAGGGCCCCTCAGCACAGGGGACTGCGTGTCAGGGTCTCTGTTCTCCGTGGCAGTCACATTTCCAGAGACCCCGACCAGGCCACCCAGAATTCCACAGCACGGCCGACCCAGACCCTGCTGAGAGCTTCAGCTTTTACAAGAGATGTGCTCGGAGCATGAAGAAGCCcactgactattttttttttttaaccaaattccactcttgttgcccaggcaggagtgcaatggcatgatctcagctcactgcaacctccccttcctgggttcaagcaattctgcctcagcctcccgagtagctgggattacaggcacccgccaccatgcctagctaatttctgtatttttagtagacagggtttcaccatgttggccagctggtctcgaattcctgacctcaggtgatccacccgcctcggccttccaaagtgttgcgattacaggcacgcgccactgcgcccggccccagtaTTTATGAGAACAAGACAAGGCATGGGTGGCCGTCCAGGTTACAGCTGGAGGAGGGGGTAAAGGAGGTTGGTTGTATAAGCAGCTCAGGGCAGCTAGTGCTGCGGTGTGCGTGTGCAGCCCAGGAGCGTGGCTTCAGGTCTACCAGATGCCCTCAGGGACAAGGCCAGGACCCACACTGCACGGCACAGTCACTGTGTAGGCCCGGACCCAGTGTCGGCTGAGAGGCCTGGAGGCGTCTTGCCTCCCCTGTAGTCACTCGGTGTCATAACAAGGAGGGCACCCATTTGGCCTGGGCCGACCCCTGGCCCCACTACCCACAGGCCAGGCCAATGGCCTTGGCTAGACAGGAAGTCCCCCGGGCTGTCCCCTTGCTGCCTGGGGCCCAGGCAACCCCGAGGCCAAGGAACCAGCGTAGCTTTGCCCCTATGCTCTTAGCAACACTATCCCTCGTTGAACCAGACGGCTCCAACTTAGGAGAGAAGTCATCCAGTTCTTACAGCATTAAGACAAGAGGAAAACTTTGGtctctttttttaagacggagtcttgctctgtcccccaggctggactgcagtggtgccatcctggctcactgcaatctccgcctcctgggttcaagcgattctcctgcctcggcctcccaagtagctgggactataggtgcccaccaccacacctggctaactttttgtgtttttagtagagacggggtttcaccatgttggccaggatggtctcgagctcctgacctcatgatccgcctgcctcggcctccaaagtgctgggatgacgggcaTGAGGCACAGTGCCCTGGGAAAACTTTGGTCTTGAACTATCCGGCAGCCTTGCAAAATCTCTGTATCTAACAAATGCCTGCCGATGCGGCTCCAGGGCATAGGCCCACCGCACCCCTCCCCGGGCCGGCCCCTCACACGACCTGCAGGCTGCGCTCGTGCCCGTCCAGCTGCACCTTGAGCTTGTGCAGCTCCTCGATCTCGCGGTTGTGGCGCTCCGTTTTGTGGCGCACCAGGGAGCGGTAGAAGTGGATGGTGAAGACCACGAAGATGAGGCCCACGGGCACCATGATGATGGTGGACACTAGGGCGGCCTGCCAGCCTGTGTGGCTGCCGGGGCTGGGCGGGGGACCAGACTGGCGCCGGGCGTCCACGGGGAGGAACTTAATCCAGCAGAGCAGCACCACCTCGGCCAGGAAGAGCAGGATGCCGAGCACGGTGGAGAAGCCCCAGGCCAGCTCGATGTAGGGGTGCATGCGCTCGTGCGGGGACTCGCTGATGGAGTTCAGGTTGTGGATGTTGCTCACGGCCTCCACGTTGGGCAGGATGCAGGTGCTGATGAGGAGGGCGAACAGGTGCACGGCCACCAGCACAGTGGTGCAGGCGCTGAAGGCAATTAGCAGTGGCCGCGGGTACTGGTACTGCGTCTCCAGCTGCACCTCCACCATGGCCACCTGCGGGGACAGCGGACGGCTGGGACTGGGTgcggggagggcagggcaggggctgggctgggttcCTTGGGGAACAGGGCCATGGGAGCCCTGGACTTGCCTACTGGTGGGACTCACCCATGTTCTGGGTCCTTGAAGACCAGAGGGCATCCTCCTCACTGatcaaatatttcacattttcctttgttttaattaGCTAAAGAAGACCGCACTGAGAAAAAATCTAAACGGTACAGaagaggctggtgcagtggctcacgcctctaatcccagcactttgggaggctgaagctggtggatcacttgaggccagaagttagagaccagcctggccaacatgttgaaacccagtatccactaaaaatacaaaaattagccaggcatggtgtcgtggccctgtaatcccagctactcaggaggcggaggcaggagaatcacttgaaccctggagacggaggttgcagtgagccaagatcacgccactgcactccagcctgggccacagagcgagactctgtctcaaaacaggctgggcttgatggctcacacctgtaatcccagtactatgggaggcctaacaggtggatcacctgaggtcaggagttcaagaccagcctggccaactggtgaaaccccatctctacacacaaaacttagctgggcgtggtggcgcaaacctgtggtcccagctacttgaaagactgaggcaggagaattgcttgatcctgagaggcggaggttgcagtgagccgagatggcaccactgcactccagcctgggcaaccgaatgagactccatctcaaaaaaaaaaaaagaaaaaaaacaaaaccaaaaaaagccataaaagttaataaaaagaaaaaaacacaaaagttaaaaactggccgggtgcaatggtttatgcctataatcccagtggtttgggaggctgaggcaggaaggttgcctgaggccaggcattcaggatgctgtgagctgtgatcacaccactgcacttcagcctgggcggcGGAGTGAGACctcgcctctacaaaaaaaggaaactgacctttcaggcgtggtgactcatgtctgtaatccagcactttgggtggcagaggagggaggatcactcgagccccggagtttgagaccagccagggcaacatagtgagagcccatctctaccaaaaaaaaaaaaaaaaaaaaaagggaaactgaccttttaaaagacaacaaatgacgccgggcgcagtggctcatgcctgtaatcccagcactttaggaggccaaggtgggctgatcactggaggttgggagtttgagaccagcctgaccaacatggagaaaccctgtctctcctaaaaatacaaaattagccaggagtggtggtacatgcctgtaatccctgctactcgggaggctgaggcaggagaattgcttgaatctgggaggtggaggtggtgagccaagattgcaccactgcactccagcctgggcaacaagagtgaaactctgtctcaaacacacacacacacacacacacacaattggaactgcCAACTCAGAGCTGCACACCTGGATGGCATCAGACAGACCACACTGTGCCTCCTCCGTGGAGACCAAAAACCCTGGGAGAAACGGAATCTTGAAAGCCCAGGAAAGGGGATAGAAGTGAGGccgagggtgaggagggaggctgTGGAAAGGAGGCGTGGCTGGGTGTCCTAAGGAAGCAAAAGTCAGCCACAGTTGGAGGTTACAGCAAGGACTGTCTAAGGCAGAAAAGCCAAGTGCCGGCAGTTCTGCATGGTGTCTTGAACTGTCAGGTCGGCCGGGCGCAGCGGCccatgcctgccatcccagcactttgggaggccaaggcacgcggatcacttgaggtcaggagttcaagaccagcctggccaacatggagaaaccccatctctactaaaaatacaattagccgggcgtggtggcgggcgcctgtacttgcagctacttgggaggctgaggcaggagaatcacttgaactcgagaggaggaggttgctatgagctgagatcgtgccactgcactccagcctgggtgacagagcaggactctgtctcatttaaaagaaagaaaaaaaagagccttTTCTTCCAGTAATTCGCCAAAATGACAAACACAAAGGGAAAGCGGAGAGGCGCTCGATGCACGTTCTCCAGGCCTTTCAGAAAATGTGGAGTTGTTCCTTGGGCCACGTATATGCGaatctataagaaaggtgatactgtagacatcaagggaacgggtactgttcaaaaaggaaCGCCCCACCAATGTTATcatggcaaaactggaagagtcCACAGCGTTCCCCAGTatgctgttggcattgttgtaaacaGACAAGTTAAGGGCAAGATCCTTGCCAAGAGAATTATTGTGCGTATTGAGCACATCAAGCACTCTGGGAGCCGAGATTGCTTTCTAAAACGTGTggaggaaaatgatcagaaaaagaaagaagccaaagagaaaggtacccGGGTTCAACTGAAGCGCCAGCCTGCGCCAGCCAGAGAAGCGCACTGTGTGAGAACCAGTGAgaaggagcctgagctgctggaacctcttccctatgaattcatggcataataggtgttaaaaaaaatttaaaacctctggactgaaaaaaaaaataagaaaaaaaaaagtcaggggaAGATTCTTCTACGCACAGTTTCCCTCCCAGACCTGAGCcatcctattttaaaaaataactcaggtcagatgtggtggctcatgactgtaatcccagcactttaggaggccgagggaggcagatcacctgaggtcaggagttcgagaccagcctggccaacataggaaaactgtctctattaaaaatataaaatgagccgGGCACAATGGTgcatatgcctgtgatcccagctactggggaggctgaggcaggaaaatcgcttgaacctgggaggcagaggttgcagtgagctgagattgcaccactgcactccaacctgggaaacagagtgagacaaataaataaatgaattaaattaaaaataactcaggaggctgggccccgagttggaggctgcagtgagccatgattgcaccactgcaccacagcctgggcaacagagcaagatcctggttgggaaaagataaaatgaaatatatgaacaaatatatatatgaagattTCATAATATCCTTCAGCAACTACCACCTCTTAGAAGCTCATCCCTTCACCTCAATTTCAGTTAT
This Callithrix jacchus isolate 240 chromosome 2, calJac240_pri, whole genome shotgun sequence DNA region includes the following protein-coding sequences:
- the ORAI2 gene encoding protein orai-2 isoform X4 produces the protein MVEVQLETQYQYPRPLLIAFSACTTVLVAVHLFALLISTCILPNVEAVSNIHNLNSISESPHERMHPYIELAWGFSTVLGILLFLAEVVLLCWIKFLPVDARRQSGPPPSPGSHTGWQAALVSTIIMVPVGLIFVVFTIHFYRSLVRHKTERHNREIEELHKLKVQLDGHERSLQVV
- the ORAI2 gene encoding protein orai-2 isoform X3, with protein sequence MEEALPEQGQAEGLQQDLRPPLWLRHGECGHEVAMVEVQLETQYQYPRPLLIAFSACTTVLVAVHLFALLISTCILPNVEAVSNIHNLNSISESPHERMHPYIELAWGFSTVLGILLFLAEVVLLCWIKFLPVDARRQSGPPPSPGSHTGWQAALVSTIIMVPVGLIFVVFTIHFYRSLVRHKTERHNREIEELHKLKVQLDGHERSLQVV
- the ORAI2 gene encoding protein orai-2 isoform X2 gives rise to the protein MSAELNVPVDPSTPACPEPSHKGMDYRDWVRRSYLELVTSNHHSVQALSWRKLYLSRAKLKASSRTSALLSGFAMVAMVEVQLETQYQYPRPLLIAFSACTTVLVAVHLFALLISTCILPNVEAVSNIHNLNSISESPHERMHPYIELAWGFSTVLGILLFLAEVVLLCWIKFLPVDARRQSGPPPSPGSHTGWQAALVSTIIMVPVGLIFVVFTIHFYRSLVRHKTERHNREIEELHKLKVQLDGHERSLQVV
- the ORAI2 gene encoding protein orai-2 isoform X1, which gives rise to MTCLAPTMSAELNVPVDPSTPACPEPSHKGMDYRDWVRRSYLELVTSNHHSVQALSWRKLYLSRAKLKASSRTSALLSGFAMVAMVEVQLETQYQYPRPLLIAFSACTTVLVAVHLFALLISTCILPNVEAVSNIHNLNSISESPHERMHPYIELAWGFSTVLGILLFLAEVVLLCWIKFLPVDARRQSGPPPSPGSHTGWQAALVSTIIMVPVGLIFVVFTIHFYRSLVRHKTERHNREIEELHKLKVQLDGHERSLQVV